A single genomic interval of uncultured Desulfobulbus sp. harbors:
- a CDS encoding ribonucleoside triphosphate reductase, whose translation MPQVRPQSFVPFFTTIKKRDQRLVPFEASKITHALLKAGQASGEFGQPEARRLTMQVLAIAQSLIEAEIPDVEEIQDVVEEVLLSSAFKKTAKAYILYRDQHARLREMVTQTDLDLIDGYLQQLDWQVQENSNMSYSLQGLNNYISSELSRTYWLNKIYPAEVRDAHLRGDLHIHDLNLLSVYCVGWDLRDLLLCGFTGAPGKAESAPANHFRSALGQIVNFFYTLQGEAAGAQAFSSFDTLLAPFIRHDGLSFREVKQALQEFVFNLNVPTRVGFQTPFTNLTMDLTPSSNLKEIPIVIGGQERDSFYGEYQYEMNLLNQAFLEVMAEGDAKGRVFTFPIPTYNITAEFNWDHPSLERLWQTTARYGLPYFANFINSDLRPDDARSMCCRLRLDTRELEKRGGGLFGANPLTGSVGVVTINMAALGYQAVDEADFFRRLDRLMQIAKTSLETKRKVLETFTDKGLYPYIRFYLRAIHQRFNRYWENHFSTIGLIGVNEACLNLLGEDIGRERGRTFALSVLDHMRNRLQEFQVETGNQYNLEATPAEGTGHRLAKLDAQRFPGMRASLTCSPKETIPIYANSTQLPVNYTSDIFELLDHQDELQTKYTGGTVVHCFIGDSNIDPQTVKSFIKTVCTRYRLPYFTLTPTFSICPEHGYLAGEQHLCPHCGSRTEIYSRVVGYLRPIQHWHEGKQAEFAARLTYDHSF comes from the coding sequence ATGCCACAGGTTCGTCCGCAGTCCTTTGTCCCCTTCTTCACCACCATTAAAAAACGCGATCAGCGCCTGGTCCCCTTCGAGGCGTCCAAGATCACCCATGCCCTTCTAAAAGCCGGTCAGGCCAGCGGAGAATTCGGCCAACCCGAGGCCAGACGCTTGACCATGCAGGTGCTGGCCATCGCCCAATCCCTCATTGAAGCGGAAATTCCCGATGTCGAGGAAATCCAAGACGTGGTGGAAGAGGTGCTGCTCTCCTCTGCCTTCAAGAAAACCGCCAAGGCCTACATCCTCTACCGCGATCAGCACGCCCGCCTGCGGGAGATGGTCACCCAGACCGATCTTGACCTGATCGACGGCTACCTGCAGCAACTCGACTGGCAGGTGCAGGAAAACTCCAACATGTCCTACTCGCTCCAGGGGTTGAACAACTACATCTCCAGCGAACTCAGCCGCACCTACTGGCTCAACAAGATATACCCCGCCGAGGTCCGTGATGCCCACCTCAGAGGTGATCTCCATATCCACGATCTCAACCTGCTCTCGGTCTACTGCGTCGGCTGGGATCTGCGTGACCTGCTCCTCTGCGGCTTCACCGGTGCCCCCGGCAAGGCCGAGAGCGCACCGGCCAACCATTTTCGCAGCGCACTCGGACAGATCGTCAACTTCTTCTATACCCTCCAGGGCGAAGCGGCCGGAGCCCAAGCCTTCTCCAGTTTCGACACCCTGCTCGCCCCCTTTATCCGCCATGACGGCCTCAGTTTTCGCGAGGTCAAACAGGCCCTGCAGGAGTTTGTCTTTAATCTCAACGTGCCCACCAGGGTCGGTTTTCAGACCCCCTTCACCAACCTGACCATGGATCTCACCCCAAGCTCCAACCTGAAGGAGATTCCGATCGTCATCGGCGGCCAGGAACGGGATTCGTTCTACGGGGAGTATCAGTATGAGATGAACCTGCTCAACCAGGCCTTTCTCGAGGTCATGGCCGAGGGGGATGCGAAAGGACGGGTGTTCACCTTCCCCATTCCCACCTACAACATCACCGCTGAATTTAACTGGGACCATCCCAGCCTTGAGCGGCTCTGGCAGACCACGGCCCGCTACGGCCTGCCCTACTTTGCCAACTTCATCAACTCCGATCTTCGCCCGGACGATGCCCGCTCCATGTGCTGCCGCTTGCGGCTCGACACCCGTGAGCTGGAAAAACGGGGCGGTGGGCTGTTCGGCGCCAACCCCCTCACCGGTTCCGTCGGCGTGGTCACCATCAACATGGCGGCGCTGGGGTACCAGGCCGTTGACGAGGCTGATTTTTTCCGTCGCCTGGACCGGCTGATGCAAATTGCCAAGACCTCGCTTGAGACTAAGCGCAAGGTCCTGGAAACCTTCACCGATAAAGGGCTCTACCCCTATATCAGGTTCTATCTCCGCGCCATTCACCAGCGGTTCAACCGCTACTGGGAAAACCACTTCTCCACCATCGGCCTCATCGGGGTCAACGAGGCCTGCCTCAACCTCCTGGGTGAGGATATCGGTAGAGAGCGCGGACGAACCTTTGCCCTGAGCGTTCTTGACCACATGCGCAACCGCCTGCAGGAATTTCAGGTGGAAACCGGCAACCAGTACAACCTGGAGGCAACCCCCGCCGAAGGCACCGGTCATCGCCTGGCGAAACTGGATGCTCAACGCTTCCCGGGGATGCGCGCCTCCCTGACCTGCAGCCCCAAGGAAACAATTCCCATCTATGCCAACTCGACCCAATTGCCGGTCAACTACACCAGCGACATCTTTGAACTGCTCGATCACCAGGACGAGCTGCAGACCAAGTACACCGGCGGCACGGTGGTACACTGCTTTATCGGCGACTCCAACATCGATCCGCAGACGGTCAAATCCTTTATCAAGACCGTCTGCACCCGCTACCGGCTGCCCTACTTCACCCTCACACCGACCTTTTCGATCTGCCCGGAGCATGGGTATCTGGCCGGTGAACAGCACCTCTGCCCCCATTGCGGGAGCAGAACTGAAATCTATTCCCGGGTGGTGGGCTATCTCCGCCCAATTCAGCACTGGCACGAGGGCAAGCAGGCGGAATTTGCAGCGCGGTTAACCTATGACCACAGTTTCTGA
- a CDS encoding metal-dependent transcriptional regulator, producing the protein MSEQIQIQHALKFLAECEYEQLAVTPETLAEKLEIPLRQSRQLLQDLNAAGLIETELFTLTESGREYALHVLKAHRLYETYLAKKTGHHESQWHRLADEREHELTREDVAKLAQELGYPRFDPHGDPIPSTTGEMPQKRGRLLADHPAGWVGRVVHIEDEPAHLYARIVQAGIATDSILRVEYKDAQTLSIRLEGQTFAFPLEVAMNITVVELEGAQSFDESIERLSTLPLGAQAEIVGMSSLCRGLERNRLLDLGVVPGTVTTAELMNPSGSPVGYRIRGACIALRKEQADRIRIRKVGQ; encoded by the coding sequence ATGAGTGAACAGATTCAGATACAACATGCGTTAAAGTTTCTTGCCGAGTGTGAATACGAGCAATTGGCCGTAACACCCGAAACACTTGCCGAAAAGCTCGAAATTCCGCTTCGTCAGAGCAGGCAACTCCTGCAGGACCTGAATGCGGCTGGGTTGATCGAGACGGAGTTGTTCACCCTGACAGAGAGTGGACGGGAGTATGCGCTGCATGTGCTCAAGGCACATCGGCTCTATGAAACCTATCTGGCCAAAAAAACCGGTCACCATGAATCCCAGTGGCATAGGCTTGCCGATGAGCGCGAGCATGAACTCACCAGGGAGGATGTAGCAAAACTGGCCCAGGAGCTGGGGTACCCGCGTTTTGATCCCCATGGCGACCCCATCCCCTCAACAACTGGGGAGATGCCACAAAAACGTGGTCGCCTGCTTGCCGATCATCCTGCCGGCTGGGTGGGGCGTGTTGTCCATATCGAGGATGAACCCGCCCATCTCTATGCCCGCATTGTCCAGGCCGGTATAGCCACCGATAGCATCCTTCGTGTTGAGTACAAGGATGCGCAGACCCTCAGCATCCGTCTGGAAGGACAAACCTTTGCCTTCCCTTTGGAGGTGGCCATGAACATCACGGTGGTCGAGTTGGAGGGAGCCCAGAGCTTTGATGAGAGCATCGAGCGTTTGTCAACCTTGCCTCTTGGTGCGCAGGCCGAAATCGTTGGCATGTCTTCGCTGTGTCGCGGCCTTGAACGAAATCGTCTGCTCGATTTAGGCGTCGTTCCCGGTACCGTGACCACGGCAGAACTGATGAACCCCTCGGGAAGCCCGGTGGGGTATCGTATTCGCGGCGCCTGTATTGCTCTTCGTAAGGAACAGGCCGATCGCATTCGTATTCGAAAGGTGGGGCAGTAA
- a CDS encoding FeoB small GTPase domain-containing protein — protein sequence MTQQKEAHGCKDCPVAGGGRLEKLGVKLGQADFVIALAGNPNTGKSTVFNAMTGLRQHTGNWPGKTIARAEGGFSLNGKKYKLVDLPGTYSLLSATEDEEVARNYILFGRPDVTIVVLDPMRLERNLNLALQVLQITQKAIVCVNLMDEARAHGLEVDARGLARDLGVPVVLAAARQGEGINELLNEIDAMANGRSSCNPRRLKYDIASVQESIDELAAALAEEFPNMPHREWVALRLLEGDSRIVEAVASGEIGLLAKDHVATGTISACGN from the coding sequence ATGACACAACAAAAAGAAGCGCATGGCTGCAAAGACTGCCCTGTTGCCGGTGGGGGCAGACTGGAAAAGCTGGGGGTGAAACTCGGTCAGGCCGATTTCGTCATCGCCCTGGCGGGGAATCCCAATACCGGTAAGAGCACGGTGTTCAATGCCATGACCGGCCTCAGGCAGCATACGGGCAATTGGCCGGGAAAAACAATAGCCCGGGCTGAGGGCGGTTTTTCCCTTAATGGTAAAAAATATAAGCTGGTTGATCTCCCCGGGACCTATTCATTGCTCTCCGCTACGGAAGACGAGGAAGTTGCCCGTAATTATATCCTTTTTGGCCGCCCGGATGTCACTATTGTCGTTCTTGATCCCATGCGGTTGGAACGGAACCTCAATCTGGCCCTGCAGGTACTGCAGATCACGCAAAAGGCGATAGTTTGTGTGAATCTCATGGATGAGGCCAGGGCTCACGGCCTGGAGGTTGATGCCCGCGGCTTGGCTCGCGATCTTGGCGTTCCGGTGGTGCTGGCTGCCGCTCGCCAGGGGGAGGGCATCAATGAACTCCTCAATGAGATCGATGCCATGGCCAATGGCCGCAGTTCGTGCAATCCGCGCCGGTTGAAATATGACATTGCTTCTGTGCAGGAGAGCATTGATGAGCTGGCGGCTGCCCTGGCTGAAGAATTCCCCAACATGCCGCACCGGGAGTGGGTGGCCCTGCGTCTGCTCGAGGGGGATTCGCGTATTGTCGAGGCCGTGGCTTCCGGGGAAATCGGATTGCTTGCAAAAGATCACGTAGCCACCGGTACGATCAGTGCCTGCGGTAATTGA
- a CDS encoding nucleoside recognition domain-containing protein translates to MKAEQIIQRANELRWKLPQDFHDRWVEMVYAESARIASRNVEQKGTSHRLTWERRLDTILTNRWTGMPIMVLMLALVLWITIIGANVPSSLLATLLLDHGHPFFQHLAQSAHLPWWLSGVLVDGLYLTMAWVVSVMLPPMAIFFPLFTMLEDFGYLPRVAFNMDHLFQRVGAHGKQSLTMSMGWGCNAAGIVATRVIDSPRERLIAIITNNFALCNGRWPTQILLATVFLGALAPPAIAGLVSAGAVLAVALLGVFLTFLSSWMLSTTVLKGEASTFTLELPPFRPPNILRTLYTSLIDRTLIVLWRAIVFAAPAGVILWSICNIHIGGTTPAQWLIRVLEGPGWLIGLNGVILVAYIVAIPANEIVIPTILMLTVMTTGVAGVGQGAGVMFETSDTTLAMLLHAGGWTTLTAVCLMLFSLCHNPCSTTIYTIYKETKSLKWTLVSTFMPIGYGLVICGLVALVWRMLGS, encoded by the coding sequence ATGAAAGCGGAACAGATTATACAACGAGCAAATGAGTTGCGTTGGAAACTTCCCCAGGATTTTCATGACCGCTGGGTGGAAATGGTCTATGCGGAATCGGCCCGTATTGCATCCCGCAATGTGGAACAGAAGGGGACCAGTCATCGGCTGACTTGGGAAAGACGGTTGGATACGATACTGACTAACCGATGGACCGGCATGCCCATTATGGTGCTCATGCTGGCCTTGGTCCTTTGGATTACCATCATCGGCGCTAACGTTCCTTCGAGCCTGCTGGCAACACTCCTTCTCGACCACGGCCACCCCTTTTTTCAACATCTGGCCCAATCGGCGCATCTGCCATGGTGGCTTTCCGGGGTCCTGGTCGACGGCCTGTATCTGACCATGGCCTGGGTGGTGAGCGTCATGCTGCCACCCATGGCGATTTTTTTTCCCCTTTTTACCATGTTGGAGGACTTCGGCTATTTGCCCCGGGTTGCCTTCAACATGGACCACCTTTTTCAACGGGTTGGCGCCCACGGTAAACAGTCGCTGACCATGAGCATGGGCTGGGGCTGCAATGCCGCCGGAATCGTCGCCACCCGGGTCATCGATTCCCCTCGGGAACGGCTCATTGCGATCATAACCAACAACTTTGCGCTCTGTAACGGTCGCTGGCCGACCCAGATCCTGTTGGCTACGGTGTTTCTCGGTGCCCTTGCTCCACCTGCCATAGCCGGACTCGTCTCCGCCGGTGCCGTGCTTGCGGTGGCCTTGTTGGGAGTGTTTCTGACCTTCCTTTCCTCCTGGATGTTGTCGACAACCGTGCTGAAAGGTGAAGCCTCCACCTTTACCCTGGAATTGCCTCCCTTTCGGCCGCCCAATATCCTTCGAACCCTCTACACCTCGCTCATCGACAGGACCTTGATCGTCCTCTGGCGCGCCATCGTTTTTGCGGCTCCTGCGGGAGTGATCCTGTGGTCTATCTGCAATATTCATATTGGAGGTACCACCCCGGCGCAATGGCTGATCAGGGTACTCGAAGGACCGGGATGGTTGATCGGCCTCAACGGTGTCATCCTTGTTGCCTATATAGTCGCCATTCCTGCCAATGAGATCGTCATTCCCACGATCCTGATGCTGACCGTTATGACCACCGGGGTGGCGGGAGTGGGGCAGGGTGCAGGAGTCATGTTCGAAACAAGCGATACCACCCTGGCGATGCTGCTGCATGCCGGTGGTTGGACAACGCTCACCGCTGTCTGTCTGATGCTGTTCAGCCTCTGCCACAACCCCTGCTCGACCACCATTTATACAATCTATAAAGAGACCAAGAGCCTGAAATGGACGTTGGTCTCCACCTTTATGCCCATTGGTTATGGTCTTGTCATCTGTGGTCTTGTCGCGCTTGTGTGGCGTATGCTTGGCAGTTGA
- the sulP gene encoding sulfate permease: MKLPSRRNLHAFFPFLNWWPMVNRHTLRDDLLAGATGALVVLPQGVAFATIAGLPPEYGLYAAMVPTVIAALFGSSWHLVSGPTTAISVALYAVLSQHFEPGSSQYISMALTLTFMAGVFQAALGLARMGALVNFISHSVVIGFTAGAALLIAASQIRHFFGIEIERGVPLYEIFHQLFLQIGNIKLPVLSISLVTLATGIVIKRCCPKIPFMVAAMVVGSVTAVLLNYWLGAAATGIRTVGALPAHLPPLSHPDLSLESLQFAVAPALVITMLGLTEAVAIARAISVRSEQCINGNQEFIGQGLANIIGSFFSGYSSSGSFNRSGVNFEAGAKTPLASVFASFLLLLLLLVVGRLAAYLPNAAMAGILFLVAWGLIDFHHIRHIWQTSKAEAIILLCTFSGTLVSIEAGIFSGVFLSLVVYLYRASKPEIMPMVPATETGAYHFVLVHNEPECPQLKIVRINGPVFFGSAGHVQQALRNIDSENPQCKSVLIAAASFNYIDIAGAEALAQEARRRRRQGGGIYFYRLKESIYEFLRQGDYLKDFGEDAFFPVKTHVTGAIYWKLNPDICRTCKVRIFTECNLGVLPGGLRRQRIMLATDGSAFSHAPETVAIALAKAFGVKLDVMTSVETPESDEIATANLEQASRKAEAAGVEYETCISYGKDPVEQVVSTAREMHTNILIIGRRPLRGDMKERLIGDVAQQILVGSPCHVLVANWQVQPWKKHILIAVEDSQISETVIEVAVQIAKASKLPVTLLTSVAAESKREKAEEQLAAKLDLLKAENIEAKGHIVVGKTPDRAIIETSGEIGADLVIIGNDQRKGLARKIAGPTTDRVVVGLSCAVLVVKRAPEPSSLTAAVRQQA, from the coding sequence ATGAAACTTCCTTCCCGCCGCAATCTGCACGCCTTTTTCCCTTTCCTCAACTGGTGGCCCATGGTGAATCGTCATACCCTCCGTGACGATCTGCTGGCAGGGGCTACCGGTGCCCTCGTCGTCCTGCCGCAGGGCGTGGCTTTTGCCACCATTGCGGGTTTGCCGCCGGAATATGGCTTGTACGCAGCCATGGTGCCAACTGTTATCGCTGCACTGTTCGGTTCCAGTTGGCACTTGGTTTCCGGCCCGACAACGGCGATCTCAGTGGCACTGTACGCAGTGCTGTCGCAGCATTTTGAACCAGGGTCGAGTCAATATATCAGCATGGCCCTGACCTTGACCTTTATGGCTGGTGTTTTCCAGGCGGCATTGGGACTTGCGCGTATGGGGGCCCTGGTCAATTTTATCTCGCATAGCGTGGTCATCGGTTTCACCGCTGGTGCGGCTTTGCTCATCGCAGCCAGCCAGATCCGTCACTTTTTCGGCATCGAGATCGAGCGGGGTGTTCCTCTCTACGAAATTTTCCATCAACTTTTTCTCCAGATCGGTAACATCAAGCTGCCGGTCCTCTCTATCAGCCTGGTGACCCTGGCAACCGGTATTGTGATCAAGCGCTGCTGTCCCAAGATACCCTTCATGGTTGCGGCCATGGTTGTCGGCAGTGTGACGGCGGTCCTGTTGAATTACTGGTTGGGTGCTGCAGCTACCGGGATTCGTACAGTGGGGGCCTTACCGGCGCATCTCCCGCCCTTGTCGCACCCGGATTTGTCGCTGGAAAGCCTCCAGTTTGCGGTTGCTCCCGCCCTCGTCATCACCATGCTGGGATTAACCGAGGCCGTGGCCATTGCCCGGGCCATTTCTGTCCGTTCCGAGCAATGCATCAACGGTAACCAGGAGTTTATCGGCCAAGGCCTGGCCAATATTATCGGCAGTTTTTTTTCCGGATATTCCTCGTCGGGCTCCTTCAACCGTAGCGGGGTGAATTTCGAGGCCGGCGCTAAAACTCCACTGGCGTCAGTCTTTGCTTCGTTTCTGTTGCTGCTCTTGTTGCTGGTGGTCGGGCGTTTGGCAGCCTACCTGCCCAATGCGGCCATGGCCGGAATTTTGTTTTTGGTGGCCTGGGGACTTATCGATTTTCACCATATCCGCCATATCTGGCAGACCAGCAAGGCCGAAGCAATCATTTTACTGTGTACCTTCAGTGGTACCCTGGTCAGTATTGAAGCAGGCATTTTTAGCGGGGTGTTCCTGTCGCTCGTGGTGTACCTCTACCGCGCCTCGAAACCGGAAATCATGCCGATGGTGCCGGCCACCGAAACGGGTGCCTATCACTTTGTGCTCGTTCATAACGAGCCAGAATGTCCGCAGTTGAAGATAGTGCGGATCAACGGCCCGGTCTTTTTTGGTTCTGCAGGCCATGTGCAGCAGGCATTGCGCAATATTGATAGCGAAAACCCGCAGTGCAAATCCGTGCTGATCGCCGCTGCCAGTTTCAACTATATCGATATCGCCGGCGCGGAGGCCCTGGCCCAGGAGGCACGCCGCCGCCGTCGTCAGGGAGGAGGCATCTATTTTTATCGGCTCAAGGAATCTATTTATGAATTTCTCCGCCAGGGCGATTATCTGAAGGATTTTGGCGAGGACGCTTTCTTTCCGGTGAAGACCCATGTCACCGGAGCCATCTATTGGAAACTGAACCCTGATATCTGTCGTACCTGCAAGGTGCGCATTTTTACAGAATGCAACCTTGGCGTTTTACCCGGCGGGTTGCGTCGTCAGCGCATCATGCTGGCCACCGACGGTAGTGCCTTCAGCCACGCTCCAGAAACTGTTGCCATCGCTCTGGCCAAGGCCTTTGGCGTCAAGCTGGATGTGATGACCAGTGTGGAAACTCCCGAGTCCGATGAAATTGCCACCGCAAATTTGGAGCAGGCCAGCAGAAAAGCAGAGGCTGCTGGTGTGGAATACGAGACATGTATCAGTTATGGCAAAGATCCGGTGGAGCAGGTGGTGTCCACCGCTCGGGAGATGCACACCAATATCCTCATTATCGGCCGTCGTCCGTTGCGCGGGGATATGAAGGAGCGGTTGATTGGCGACGTTGCCCAGCAGATTCTGGTCGGATCCCCCTGCCATGTGCTCGTAGCAAACTGGCAGGTTCAGCCCTGGAAAAAACACATTCTGATTGCTGTTGAGGACAGTCAAATCAGTGAAACGGTCATTGAGGTTGCAGTCCAGATCGCCAAAGCTTCAAAACTTCCGGTAACTCTGCTCACGAGCGTGGCCGCAGAGTCCAAGCGTGAGAAGGCCGAAGAACAACTGGCAGCGAAGCTCGACCTGCTCAAGGCGGAGAATATTGAAGCGAAGGGGCATATCGTCGTCGGTAAGACTCCGGATCGTGCCATTATCGAGACATCCGGGGAAATCGGCGCTGATCTGGTCATCATCGGCAATGACCAGCGTAAAGGCTTGGCGCGTAAGATTGCCGGCCCAACCACGGACCGCGTGGTCGTTGGCCTCTCTTGTGCGGTCCTCGTGGTGAAACGTGCTCCGGAACCAAGTTCATTGACAGCCGCAGTGCGACAGCAGGCTTGA
- a CDS encoding methylmalonyl-CoA mutase family protein: MGTALDILKDFPANTHAEWMEAVDKQLKGKPFEKTLVKKTYEGIDIQPMYFMQDLEGLPQVDSLPGEAPYMRGTTASGSKVNSWHIAQEITLADPQDFNQAAQYDLTRGQNSLNIVLDRATLSGQDPAQAPAEMVGKSGLSLSCLADAKTALNGIDLTAHPFRLTCGAFGLAPAALIIALVQEQGGATENLQGSLVVDPLGVLAVEGKLPASLATLYDRMAQLTRWAMDHAPKLRTIVIDTDGYRNSGGSAVQDIGYALATGVAYIRALLERGLGIDDIAPRMSFEFAIGNDFFMEIAKFRAARFAWTQIVQSFGGDSQSQKMHIHARTATWNKTEVDPWVNMLRVSTEAFSGIAGGVDSLHVSPFDEIFRTPNEFSRRIARNVHIVLKEEGHFDKVVDPAGGCWYVEKITAQLAEKAWPLFQEIEAGGGMAQALALGIPQDAVAVTAAQRAKNVATRTDRFVGTNMYPNLLEKRQLAEPFDHQGFKEKRIQAVKAHANTVDSGACAAALAAIGERLSILDGELMTRAIGAVRKGASLGMLSAALQGEGQETPSAKPLNIHRGAEPFERIRRATEAFAAQKGATPKLFLANMGPIPQHKGRADFSTAFFNVGAFETIANNGFATADEAAKATLESGAKAVVICSTDATYPEIVPDLTRQIKTADPGIMVILAGYPKEHIDAFKEAGVDEFLHVRVNALDLLTKLQKHLEVIA; encoded by the coding sequence ATGGGAACAGCATTGGACATTCTCAAGGATTTCCCGGCAAACACCCACGCGGAGTGGATGGAAGCGGTGGATAAACAGCTCAAGGGCAAACCCTTTGAAAAGACCTTGGTGAAGAAGACCTACGAGGGCATCGATATTCAGCCGATGTACTTCATGCAGGATCTCGAAGGCCTTCCCCAGGTGGACAGCCTGCCGGGTGAAGCACCCTACATGCGCGGCACCACAGCATCGGGAAGCAAGGTGAACAGTTGGCATATCGCCCAGGAAATCACCCTCGCCGACCCGCAGGATTTCAATCAGGCAGCCCAGTACGACCTCACCCGCGGGCAGAACAGTCTCAATATCGTCCTTGATCGGGCGACGCTCTCCGGACAGGATCCGGCGCAGGCCCCTGCGGAGATGGTCGGCAAGTCCGGTTTGTCGCTTTCCTGTCTGGCGGATGCCAAAACCGCCTTGAACGGTATTGATCTCACTGCGCATCCCTTTCGCCTGACCTGCGGCGCTTTCGGTCTTGCGCCTGCTGCCCTGATCATCGCACTGGTCCAGGAACAGGGTGGGGCAACGGAAAATCTTCAGGGCTCGCTGGTGGTCGATCCCCTGGGCGTGCTTGCGGTTGAGGGCAAACTCCCTGCCTCGCTTGCGACACTCTATGATCGCATGGCACAGCTGACCCGCTGGGCCATGGATCATGCGCCCAAACTGCGCACCATCGTCATCGATACCGATGGCTACCGCAACAGCGGCGGCAGCGCGGTTCAGGATATCGGTTACGCCCTGGCAACCGGCGTGGCCTATATCCGGGCACTGCTGGAGCGGGGGCTTGGTATCGACGACATTGCCCCGCGGATGAGTTTCGAGTTTGCCATCGGCAATGATTTTTTCATGGAGATCGCCAAGTTCCGTGCGGCCCGCTTTGCCTGGACGCAGATTGTCCAATCCTTTGGCGGCGACAGCCAGTCGCAGAAGATGCATATCCATGCCCGTACCGCCACCTGGAACAAGACCGAGGTCGATCCCTGGGTCAACATGCTGCGTGTCTCCACCGAGGCCTTTTCCGGAATTGCGGGAGGCGTGGACAGCCTCCATGTCAGCCCCTTTGACGAGATCTTCCGTACGCCCAACGAGTTCTCCCGGCGCATTGCCCGCAACGTCCACATCGTGCTCAAGGAAGAGGGCCATTTCGACAAGGTGGTCGATCCGGCCGGCGGCTGCTGGTATGTGGAGAAGATCACCGCACAGCTGGCGGAAAAGGCCTGGCCCCTGTTCCAGGAGATCGAAGCCGGGGGCGGCATGGCCCAGGCCCTTGCCCTGGGCATACCCCAGGACGCGGTGGCCGTGACCGCAGCCCAGCGCGCAAAGAATGTGGCCACCCGCACCGACCGCTTCGTGGGCACCAACATGTACCCCAATCTCCTGGAAAAACGGCAGCTCGCCGAACCCTTTGACCATCAGGGCTTCAAGGAAAAACGAATTCAGGCGGTCAAGGCCCATGCCAACACGGTGGACAGTGGCGCCTGTGCTGCCGCCCTGGCAGCCATTGGCGAACGGCTCTCCATCCTCGATGGGGAACTGATGACCCGGGCCATTGGAGCTGTCCGCAAGGGCGCATCCCTGGGCATGCTCTCGGCCGCCCTGCAGGGAGAGGGACAGGAAACCCCCAGCGCGAAACCGCTCAACATTCATCGAGGTGCCGAACCCTTTGAGCGCATCCGCCGGGCCACCGAGGCCTTTGCGGCGCAAAAAGGAGCCACCCCCAAACTCTTTTTGGCCAATATGGGGCCGATTCCCCAGCATAAGGGACGTGCGGATTTTTCCACCGCATTTTTCAATGTCGGCGCCTTTGAGACCATCGCAAACAACGGTTTTGCCACGGCGGATGAGGCCGCCAAGGCCACCCTTGAATCCGGAGCCAAGGCAGTGGTCATCTGTTCCACCGATGCCACCTATCCCGAGATCGTGCCTGATCTGACCCGGCAGATCAAGACAGCCGATCCCGGAATCATGGTCATTCTCGCGGGTTATCCCAAAGAGCATATCGACGCTTTCAAAGAGGCCGGGGTGGATGAATTCCTCCATGTCCGCGTCAATGCCCTCGATCTGCTGACCAAACTGCAAAAACATCTGGAGGTGATTGCATGA